The Fulvivirga maritima genome segment AAGCTGTTCTCTATCGGATTTTTTTAAAATAGATAGTTCTGAAGTATTCTTTTTTTGGAGGTACAAATCTTTCTGGAGCTGACTCAAAAACGAAGTATACAATTATGAAGCCTATTATTATGGAGAGAAAAAGCAATACAGATAATCTTCGGTTACGAGAGGACTGCTTCCTTTCCCACTTCAGACGCAGACCTACCCGCTCATTAACATCTGCTTCATTGAAATGATCGGTGTGGCTCTTATGCTCGTGCTGTAAATATCCTTTAATGATTTTCTTTTATTTCTTAAGTCACGGTTTTGCTTAAGAGAATCATTCATTCCTTTTAAAAAACCTCCGAGCATAATTATTTTTCATTTAAAATTAAGGTTTCCAATTTTATAAATAATCACAGAATATAAAAATCAAATCACTTGTTCTTTGATATTCCATCCAGCATTTAACACATAAAAAAAACCGGAACTAAAAGTCCCGGTTTTTTTATGTAATCAATTCTCTTTTAATGATCTGCCTCGCAGCTGCAGCCCACTTTCATGTAACTTTCAGCGGTTTCATGCCAGTCAAACGCCTGGTTATACTTGTTATTTTCCCAGTAGAATTTGCTTCTGGTTTGCTCCTGATTACCTATCTCATTCATGGTGGTGGCATCATACAACCTGCCATTAGCCATAGTATAACGTACAGAGTTAGAGTTCGTAATTCCATTTAAAGGATTTTTATCTAACACTATTAAATCAGCGAGTTTACCTTCCTTTAAAGAGCCCACTTGCTCATCTATACCTAAATAATTAGCTCCATTGATAGTAGCAGCTTTCAAGGCTTCCATATTACTCATTCCTCCCTG includes the following:
- a CDS encoding amidohydrolase family protein codes for the protein MSNMEALKAATINGANYLGIDEQVGSLKEGKLADLIVLDKNPLNGITNSNSVRYTMANGRLYDATTMNEIGNQEQTRSKFYWENNKYNQAFDWHETAESYMKVGCSCEADH